The region AAGATTTCCCACCACCAGTTGGAAGGATAGTTAATACATCTTTTTTATCTAAAATTGCGTCTACAACTGATTCTTGGAAACTTCTAAAGTTATCATGTCCAAAAACCTCTTTTAATATTTTATATTTATTATTCATTTAAGATAATATCATTATTGTGCTAAAGTAGCTTTTATATATAAAATTGCTGCAAAGCCAAGAAATAGAACTCCAAGTAAAATTAAATTTTTAGATTGTTCTTTTCTTACAATAGCTTTTTCTACTTCAAAAACTGCTACAGATTTTAAAGCACCATTTTCTATAAACTCTAAAAACTTATAACCTTTTTTTTCATATTTTGCTTTTACTTTTTCTAAATCTTTTTCTCTTTGTTCTTTAGAAAACCCACCAACAACAATAGTTTTTTTCATATAAATCCTTTAATGATTTATTTTAACATAGTATATTTAGAAGAAAAATTAATTTTAGTCTTGTCTAGAAACTTTCTTTTCTAAATATTTAGAAAAAATTGCAATAGTATAAGTCATAACAAAATAAAAAACTCCAAGAGTTAAATATATTTCAAAAGGTTCATAAGTTCGCACATATATAAGTTGCCCTGCCCTTGTTAATTCAGTTATTGATAGAACAGAAACTAAAGAACTATCTTTTAAAATTGAAGCATAAGTATTTGTAAGTGGAGGTAAAACTATTTTAAAAGCTTGGGGATAAATAATATGGATAAACATTTGTATTTTATTTAATCCTAAAGAATCAGCAGCTTCGTATTGTCCTTTTGGTATTGCTTGAATTCCAGCTCTTACAATCTCTGCCATATATGCACCAAAATT is a window of Halarcobacter sp. DNA encoding:
- a CDS encoding amino acid ABC transporter permease — its product is MNFSAVFDNLGFLLEASWLTIYLSFISFLIALFIGVIIGTFRSLKNSWFINSLIGTYIEIFRGTPLLIQLFFIYYGLPQIGIVMSSHQAAIIGLSLNFGAYMAEIVRAGIQAIPKGQYEAADSLGLNKIQMFIHIIYPQAFKIVLPPLTNTYASILKDSSLVSVLSITELTRAGQLIYVRTYEPFEIYLTLGVFYFVMTYTIAIFSKYLEKKVSRQD